A single window of Dermacentor albipictus isolate Rhodes 1998 colony chromosome 1, USDA_Dalb.pri_finalv2, whole genome shotgun sequence DNA harbors:
- the LOC135918187 gene encoding uncharacterized protein isoform X4, producing MTRPPLTKIGPPVETLASLSEMYAIVEFTATEEVEVVPCTWVNGDKCLWPKVPSDRATRMVRRAAKPDAGFLSYDALVKGVFHTYEDGRAKLEEARFRSDLSESDGGGKRKRIRPLRYSSESDSDDDLPRAPLQLSMQHKTPCRVPKKRRMEPLQGNSEMTSLPGSSRETPALPFENRNEDEVGLIRDCVAVAEVAQQSQAIIAGAESQQHLDASPSANCCRQTSGTALSSAEFQRRVINSLNIVRHNQAEIIQMLTVALQRNSPPGAETSNTPEPVLRCPLDSVREVLDFNEELTEGKSEALVLDLMGYGTRTLNTTIKSMMAYIMSDQAASEFSMDGRKGKVRFRDLKLVKVLFSAARRTRHHKDCTVDDVLYHIKEWLRRAKERCAATAKKD from the exons atgacgaggccgcctttgacgaagataggtcctcctgtagaaacgttggccagcctgtctgag ATGTATGCAATTGTGGAGTTTACTGCTACAGAGGAAGTGGAGGTTGTGCCTTGCACGTGGGTAAATGGTGACAAATGTCTGTGGCCAAAAGTGCCATCAGATAGAGCCACAAGAATGGTTCGACGCGCAGCAAAACCAGATGCGGGATTCCTCTCATATGATGCGCTCGTGAAAGGTGTATTCC ACACATATGAAGATGGCCGTGCAAAGTTGGAAGAGGCCCGGTTCAGGTCCGATTTATCGGAATCTGATGGCGGTGGAAAGCGGAAGAGAATTAGACCTTTGCGCTACAGTTCGGAATCTGATTCCGATGATGACCTTCCGCGCGCCCCCTTGCAGCTTTCCATGCAGCACAAGACAC CTTGCAGAGTCCCAAAAAAGCGCAGAATGGAGCCTCTGCAAGGAAATTCAGAGATGACGTCACTGCCAG GTTCTAGTCGGGAGACACCCGCTCTTCCTTTCGAAAATCGGAATGAGGACGAAGTCGGCCTAATTAGGGATTGTGTGGCTGTGGCTGAGGTGGCGCAACAGTCCCAAG CTATTATTGCAGGAGCTGAGAGTCAGCAGCATTTGGATGCCAGCCCCAGTGCCAATT GTTGTCGACAAACCTCGGGGACAGCCCTGAGCAGTGCTG AGTTTCAGCGGCGGGTTATAAACAGTTTAAATATCGTGAGGCACAATCAGGCTGAAATTATACAGATGCTGACAGTAGCCCTACAAAGAAATAGTCCTCCAGGTGCAGAAACTTCAAACACTCCTGAGCCAGTGCTGCGCTGCCCACTGGACAGTGTGCGAGAAGTCCTTGATTTCAATGAAGAACTGACTGAAGGAAAAAGTGAAGCTCTG GTTCTGGACCTTATGGGCTATGGAACAAGAACCCTGAACACAACTATTAAGTCAATGATGGCTTATATAATGAGTGATCAGGCTGCGTCGGAATTTAGTATGGACGGCCGCAAAGGCAAGGTTCGATTTAGGGACCTGAAGCTCGTCAAAGTTCTGTTCT CGGCTGCTCGGCGGACACGCCACCACAAAGACTGCACGgtagacgacgtgctctaccacATAAAGGAGTGGCTGCGCAGggcaaaagaaaggtgtgcagcCACTGCTAAGAAAGACTGA
- the LOC135918187 gene encoding uncharacterized protein isoform X3 translates to MTRPPLTKIGPPVETLASLSEMYAIVEFTATEEVEVVPCTWVNGDKCLWPKVPSDRATRMVRRAAKPDAGFLSYDALVKGVFHTYEDGRAKLEEARFRSDLSESDGGGKRKRIRPLRYSSESDSDDDLPRAPLQLSMQHKTPCRVPKKRRMEPLQGNSEMTSLPGSSRETPALPFENRNEDEVGLIRDCVAVAEVAQQSQGAESQQHLDASPSANCCRQTSGTALSSAEFQRRVINSLNIVRHNQAEIIQMLTVALQRNSPPGAETSNTPEPVLRCPLDSVREVLDFNEELTEGKSEALVLDLMGYGTRTLNTTIKSMMAYIMSDQAASEFSMDGRKGKVRFRDLKLVKVLFSAARRTRHHKDCTVDDVLYHIKEWLRRAKESCCTETRRYFRAGP, encoded by the exons atgacgaggccgcctttgacgaagataggtcctcctgtagaaacgttggccagcctgtctgag ATGTATGCAATTGTGGAGTTTACTGCTACAGAGGAAGTGGAGGTTGTGCCTTGCACGTGGGTAAATGGTGACAAATGTCTGTGGCCAAAAGTGCCATCAGATAGAGCCACAAGAATGGTTCGACGCGCAGCAAAACCAGATGCGGGATTCCTCTCATATGATGCGCTCGTGAAAGGTGTATTCC ACACATATGAAGATGGCCGTGCAAAGTTGGAAGAGGCCCGGTTCAGGTCCGATTTATCGGAATCTGATGGCGGTGGAAAGCGGAAGAGAATTAGACCTTTGCGCTACAGTTCGGAATCTGATTCCGATGATGACCTTCCGCGCGCCCCCTTGCAGCTTTCCATGCAGCACAAGACAC CTTGCAGAGTCCCAAAAAAGCGCAGAATGGAGCCTCTGCAAGGAAATTCAGAGATGACGTCACTGCCAG GTTCTAGTCGGGAGACACCCGCTCTTCCTTTCGAAAATCGGAATGAGGACGAAGTCGGCCTAATTAGGGATTGTGTGGCTGTGGCTGAGGTGGCGCAACAGTCCCAAG GAGCTGAGAGTCAGCAGCATTTGGATGCCAGCCCCAGTGCCAATT GTTGTCGACAAACCTCGGGGACAGCCCTGAGCAGTGCTG AGTTTCAGCGGCGGGTTATAAACAGTTTAAATATCGTGAGGCACAATCAGGCTGAAATTATACAGATGCTGACAGTAGCCCTACAAAGAAATAGTCCTCCAGGTGCAGAAACTTCAAACACTCCTGAGCCAGTGCTGCGCTGCCCACTGGACAGTGTGCGAGAAGTCCTTGATTTCAATGAAGAACTGACTGAAGGAAAAAGTGAAGCTCTG GTTCTGGACCTTATGGGCTATGGAACAAGAACCCTGAACACAACTATTAAGTCAATGATGGCTTATATAATGAGTGATCAGGCTGCGTCGGAATTTAGTATGGACGGCCGCAAAGGCAAGGTTCGATTTAGGGACCTGAAGCTCGTCAAAGTTCTGTTCT CGGCTGCTCGGCGGACACGCCACCACAAAGACTGCACGgtagacgacgtgctctaccacATAAAGGAGTGGCTGCGCAGggcaaaagaaag TTGCTGTACAGAAACCAGACGCTACTTCCGTGCAGGACCATGA
- the LOC135918187 gene encoding uncharacterized protein isoform X2, producing MYSWVFCFNMRVVASFQMYAIVEFTATEEVEVVPCTWVNGDKCLWPKVPSDRATRMVRRAAKPDAGFLSYDALVKGVFHTYEDGRAKLEEARFRSDLSESDGGGKRKRIRPLRYSSESDSDDDLPRAPLQLSMQHKTPCRVPKKRRMEPLQGNSEMTSLPGSSRETPALPFENRNEDEVGLIRDCVAVAEVAQQSQAIIAGAESQQHLDASPSANCCRQTSGTALSSAEFQRRVINSLNIVRHNQAEIIQMLTVALQRNSPPGAETSNTPEPVLRCPLDSVREVLDFNEELTEGKSEALVLDLMGYGTRTLNTTIKSMMAYIMSDQAASEFSMDGRKGKVRFRDLKLVKVLFSAARRTRHHKDCTVDDVLYHIKEWLRRAKESCCTETRRYFRAGP from the exons atgtatagtTGGGTTTTTTGTTTTAATATGCGCGTGGTGGCATCATTTCAGATGTATGCAATTGTGGAGTTTACTGCTACAGAGGAAGTGGAGGTTGTGCCTTGCACGTGGGTAAATGGTGACAAATGTCTGTGGCCAAAAGTGCCATCAGATAGAGCCACAAGAATGGTTCGACGCGCAGCAAAACCAGATGCGGGATTCCTCTCATATGATGCGCTCGTGAAAGGTGTATTCC ACACATATGAAGATGGCCGTGCAAAGTTGGAAGAGGCCCGGTTCAGGTCCGATTTATCGGAATCTGATGGCGGTGGAAAGCGGAAGAGAATTAGACCTTTGCGCTACAGTTCGGAATCTGATTCCGATGATGACCTTCCGCGCGCCCCCTTGCAGCTTTCCATGCAGCACAAGACAC CTTGCAGAGTCCCAAAAAAGCGCAGAATGGAGCCTCTGCAAGGAAATTCAGAGATGACGTCACTGCCAG GTTCTAGTCGGGAGACACCCGCTCTTCCTTTCGAAAATCGGAATGAGGACGAAGTCGGCCTAATTAGGGATTGTGTGGCTGTGGCTGAGGTGGCGCAACAGTCCCAAG CTATTATTGCAGGAGCTGAGAGTCAGCAGCATTTGGATGCCAGCCCCAGTGCCAATT GTTGTCGACAAACCTCGGGGACAGCCCTGAGCAGTGCTG AGTTTCAGCGGCGGGTTATAAACAGTTTAAATATCGTGAGGCACAATCAGGCTGAAATTATACAGATGCTGACAGTAGCCCTACAAAGAAATAGTCCTCCAGGTGCAGAAACTTCAAACACTCCTGAGCCAGTGCTGCGCTGCCCACTGGACAGTGTGCGAGAAGTCCTTGATTTCAATGAAGAACTGACTGAAGGAAAAAGTGAAGCTCTG GTTCTGGACCTTATGGGCTATGGAACAAGAACCCTGAACACAACTATTAAGTCAATGATGGCTTATATAATGAGTGATCAGGCTGCGTCGGAATTTAGTATGGACGGCCGCAAAGGCAAGGTTCGATTTAGGGACCTGAAGCTCGTCAAAGTTCTGTTCT CGGCTGCTCGGCGGACACGCCACCACAAAGACTGCACGgtagacgacgtgctctaccacATAAAGGAGTGGCTGCGCAGggcaaaagaaag TTGCTGTACAGAAACCAGACGCTACTTCCGTGCAGGACCATGA
- the LOC135918187 gene encoding uncharacterized protein isoform X1 yields MTRPPLTKIGPPVETLASLSEMYAIVEFTATEEVEVVPCTWVNGDKCLWPKVPSDRATRMVRRAAKPDAGFLSYDALVKGVFHTYEDGRAKLEEARFRSDLSESDGGGKRKRIRPLRYSSESDSDDDLPRAPLQLSMQHKTPCRVPKKRRMEPLQGNSEMTSLPGSSRETPALPFENRNEDEVGLIRDCVAVAEVAQQSQAIIAGAESQQHLDASPSANCCRQTSGTALSSAEFQRRVINSLNIVRHNQAEIIQMLTVALQRNSPPGAETSNTPEPVLRCPLDSVREVLDFNEELTEGKSEALVLDLMGYGTRTLNTTIKSMMAYIMSDQAASEFSMDGRKGKVRFRDLKLVKVLFSAARRTRHHKDCTVDDVLYHIKEWLRRAKESCCTETRRYFRAGP; encoded by the exons atgacgaggccgcctttgacgaagataggtcctcctgtagaaacgttggccagcctgtctgag ATGTATGCAATTGTGGAGTTTACTGCTACAGAGGAAGTGGAGGTTGTGCCTTGCACGTGGGTAAATGGTGACAAATGTCTGTGGCCAAAAGTGCCATCAGATAGAGCCACAAGAATGGTTCGACGCGCAGCAAAACCAGATGCGGGATTCCTCTCATATGATGCGCTCGTGAAAGGTGTATTCC ACACATATGAAGATGGCCGTGCAAAGTTGGAAGAGGCCCGGTTCAGGTCCGATTTATCGGAATCTGATGGCGGTGGAAAGCGGAAGAGAATTAGACCTTTGCGCTACAGTTCGGAATCTGATTCCGATGATGACCTTCCGCGCGCCCCCTTGCAGCTTTCCATGCAGCACAAGACAC CTTGCAGAGTCCCAAAAAAGCGCAGAATGGAGCCTCTGCAAGGAAATTCAGAGATGACGTCACTGCCAG GTTCTAGTCGGGAGACACCCGCTCTTCCTTTCGAAAATCGGAATGAGGACGAAGTCGGCCTAATTAGGGATTGTGTGGCTGTGGCTGAGGTGGCGCAACAGTCCCAAG CTATTATTGCAGGAGCTGAGAGTCAGCAGCATTTGGATGCCAGCCCCAGTGCCAATT GTTGTCGACAAACCTCGGGGACAGCCCTGAGCAGTGCTG AGTTTCAGCGGCGGGTTATAAACAGTTTAAATATCGTGAGGCACAATCAGGCTGAAATTATACAGATGCTGACAGTAGCCCTACAAAGAAATAGTCCTCCAGGTGCAGAAACTTCAAACACTCCTGAGCCAGTGCTGCGCTGCCCACTGGACAGTGTGCGAGAAGTCCTTGATTTCAATGAAGAACTGACTGAAGGAAAAAGTGAAGCTCTG GTTCTGGACCTTATGGGCTATGGAACAAGAACCCTGAACACAACTATTAAGTCAATGATGGCTTATATAATGAGTGATCAGGCTGCGTCGGAATTTAGTATGGACGGCCGCAAAGGCAAGGTTCGATTTAGGGACCTGAAGCTCGTCAAAGTTCTGTTCT CGGCTGCTCGGCGGACACGCCACCACAAAGACTGCACGgtagacgacgtgctctaccacATAAAGGAGTGGCTGCGCAGggcaaaagaaag TTGCTGTACAGAAACCAGACGCTACTTCCGTGCAGGACCATGA
- the LOC135918187 gene encoding uncharacterized protein isoform X5, which produces MMYAIVEFTATEEVEVVPCTWVNGDKCLWPKVPSDRATRMVRRAAKPDAGFLSYDALVKGVFHTYEDGRAKLEEARFRSDLSESDGGGKRKRIRPLRYSSESDSDDDLPRAPLQLSMQHKTPCRVPKKRRMEPLQGNSEMTSLPGSSRETPALPFENRNEDEVGLIRDCVAVAEVAQQSQAIIAGAESQQHLDASPSANCCRQTSGTALSSAEFQRRVINSLNIVRHNQAEIIQMLTVALQRNSPPGAETSNTPEPVLRCPLDSVREVLDFNEELTEGKSEALVLDLMGYGTRTLNTTIKSMMAYIMSDQAASEFSMDGRKGKVRFRDLKLVKVLFSAARRTRHHKDCTVDDVLYHIKEWLRRAKESCCTETRRYFRAGP; this is translated from the exons ATG ATGTATGCAATTGTGGAGTTTACTGCTACAGAGGAAGTGGAGGTTGTGCCTTGCACGTGGGTAAATGGTGACAAATGTCTGTGGCCAAAAGTGCCATCAGATAGAGCCACAAGAATGGTTCGACGCGCAGCAAAACCAGATGCGGGATTCCTCTCATATGATGCGCTCGTGAAAGGTGTATTCC ACACATATGAAGATGGCCGTGCAAAGTTGGAAGAGGCCCGGTTCAGGTCCGATTTATCGGAATCTGATGGCGGTGGAAAGCGGAAGAGAATTAGACCTTTGCGCTACAGTTCGGAATCTGATTCCGATGATGACCTTCCGCGCGCCCCCTTGCAGCTTTCCATGCAGCACAAGACAC CTTGCAGAGTCCCAAAAAAGCGCAGAATGGAGCCTCTGCAAGGAAATTCAGAGATGACGTCACTGCCAG GTTCTAGTCGGGAGACACCCGCTCTTCCTTTCGAAAATCGGAATGAGGACGAAGTCGGCCTAATTAGGGATTGTGTGGCTGTGGCTGAGGTGGCGCAACAGTCCCAAG CTATTATTGCAGGAGCTGAGAGTCAGCAGCATTTGGATGCCAGCCCCAGTGCCAATT GTTGTCGACAAACCTCGGGGACAGCCCTGAGCAGTGCTG AGTTTCAGCGGCGGGTTATAAACAGTTTAAATATCGTGAGGCACAATCAGGCTGAAATTATACAGATGCTGACAGTAGCCCTACAAAGAAATAGTCCTCCAGGTGCAGAAACTTCAAACACTCCTGAGCCAGTGCTGCGCTGCCCACTGGACAGTGTGCGAGAAGTCCTTGATTTCAATGAAGAACTGACTGAAGGAAAAAGTGAAGCTCTG GTTCTGGACCTTATGGGCTATGGAACAAGAACCCTGAACACAACTATTAAGTCAATGATGGCTTATATAATGAGTGATCAGGCTGCGTCGGAATTTAGTATGGACGGCCGCAAAGGCAAGGTTCGATTTAGGGACCTGAAGCTCGTCAAAGTTCTGTTCT CGGCTGCTCGGCGGACACGCCACCACAAAGACTGCACGgtagacgacgtgctctaccacATAAAGGAGTGGCTGCGCAGggcaaaagaaag TTGCTGTACAGAAACCAGACGCTACTTCCGTGCAGGACCATGA
- the LOC139061086 gene encoding uncharacterized protein, whose translation MAATRIDPNIVTICQIISDAAAEEEFVRSLRLAPASSAVRPPRPNSRPGRVASSEYWGTCKDLAFNPDQPTCEGEVVTLYRKTQNGRRAAFRCNRCRKQLSQLHGTAALHGQRGEGSYFANTDRLGRPNVHVSRRQVIWLTYCVSKNIGTWLMKEMTGDLLHLSDHVIADWRNYAREVVRDELLARPPLGGPGRIVQIDECLLRGKRKYNRGRLMTGDNVPPSRQNYGGIADRGPWVFGMICVTTGELRLFKVDRRDAATLGPIIAANVEPGTTIHSDEWAAYNCIPNLVGANGARLNLQWEAVNHSMNFVDPITGAHTQKIESYWQKVKRHLVSSGYRVTPQLLESHLIWLWWASINGHMRCKDSFLRLLEAIARRYPV comes from the coding sequence ATGGCCGCCACGAGAATTGACCCCAATATTGTCACCATCTGTCAAATTATCAGCGATGCAGCTGCGGAGGAAGAGTTCGTACGATCGCTTCGGCTTGCTCCGGCTTCAAGCGCTGTCCGCCCACCGCGCCCCAACTCCAGACCAGGTCGAGTGGCGTCGTCAGAGTACTGGGGCACCTGCAAGGACCTGGCGTTCAACCCGGACCAACCAACCTGCGAAGGCGAAGTCGTCACATTGTATAGGAAGACTCAGAATGGACGCCGGGCTGCCTTCCGGTGCAACAGGTGCCGAAAGCAGCTGTCGCAGTTACACGGTACCGCTGCACTGCACGGGCAGAGAGGTGAGGGAAGTTACTTCGCCAACACGGACCGCCTCGGCCGCCCGAACGTCCACGTctccaggcggcaagtgatttggctcacgtactgcgtgagcaaaaacataggcacgtggctcatgaaggagatgaccggcgacttgcttcatctgtcggaccatgtcatcgccgactggaggaactacgctcgtgaggtcgtgcgggacgagctgctggcgcgacccccactcggtggccccgggaggattgtgcaaattgatgaatgcctccttcgcggcaagcgaaaatacaatcgaggccgcctgatgacgggcgacaacgttccgccgagccgccaaaattacggtggcattgcagatcgtggaccgtgggtattcggcatgatctgcgtgaccaccggggagctccgactattcaaggtcgaccgacgagacgcggcgacgctaggccccattattgcagccaacgtggaaccgggaaccaccatccacagtgatgaatgggccgcatacaactgcatcccgaacttagtgggggctaacggagcaagactgaatttgcaatgggaggctgttaaccacagcatgaactttgtagacccaatcacgggcgctcacacccaaaaaatcgaaagctactggcagaaggtgaagcgccacctcgtctcttccggctacagggtgactccacagctcctcgagtcgcacctgatatggctatggtgggcatcgattaatgggcacatgcgctgcaaggactcgtttctgcgtctattagaagcgatcgcacggcgctacccagtgtga